In Deltaproteobacteria bacterium, the following proteins share a genomic window:
- a CDS encoding methyl-accepting chemotaxis protein, whose amino-acid sequence MPRLKNIPIREKLQLFAIVLLFALGAVGLVGHQGIERVNNNSAQHQLYFTAAQDMLQIDMAHDELRAIASRAVLLAEQLDAENKQHLQTELRGAVDSVTVHLTELLTLPLSAEVTHTLTLVQPPLEKYVAKTEEVVAQAVNGQRREARAALEELEQQSLQLRASLAMLDDRLEVEVSAIKARSELIATSAKRTAQGIFFFSLLLTFALGFFLARSVTKPLLDLTRVATHIAYGNVEQHVPHESRDEIGDLAAAFRALILYFRTMASAADAISKGNLAIHVSAHSEHDVLSHSFVRMIGTLREMSGQMQHSTRVLASAIERIVSSMQELGATTTETATSVAQTATTIEQVRQTADVSNQKAQTVAEGSKHTLQVSQDGQDSVSEAISGMHHVREQMEVIANGVAELGSQTEMIDSIITTVNILADQSNLLAINAAIEAAKAGDAGKGFRVVAQEVRGLAERSKHATAQVQQILTNIRRAAALAVGVTRQGSLSADLGAQRSLQAGESIHALAQNVTESAQAMTQIAASSQQQLIGLAQVTTAMHEIKHASLQNADGIRQVQAAAQNLQNVGRVLATLVEQFVLPASEEHVTEPPPATALPS is encoded by the coding sequence ATGCCAAGACTGAAAAACATTCCGATCCGGGAAAAACTCCAGCTCTTCGCTATCGTGCTCCTCTTTGCGCTCGGAGCAGTTGGACTCGTCGGCCACCAGGGGATTGAACGTGTCAACAATAACAGTGCGCAACATCAACTCTATTTTACGGCAGCCCAAGACATGTTGCAGATCGATATGGCTCACGATGAGTTACGAGCCATCGCTTCCCGCGCCGTCCTCTTAGCGGAACAGCTCGACGCAGAAAACAAGCAACATCTTCAAACGGAACTGCGGGGGGCCGTAGATTCGGTTACCGTTCATCTCACCGAGCTACTGACGCTGCCATTATCTGCTGAGGTCACCCACACACTCACTCTCGTACAACCGCCGTTGGAGAAATACGTTGCCAAAACGGAAGAGGTCGTCGCACAGGCTGTCAATGGCCAAAGACGAGAAGCACGGGCCGCACTGGAGGAACTTGAACAACAGTCTCTCCAATTGCGCGCCAGTTTAGCGATGTTAGATGATAGGCTTGAGGTAGAAGTCTCGGCGATTAAGGCACGGAGTGAACTGATTGCCACTTCTGCAAAACGGACAGCGCAAGGCATTTTCTTTTTTTCGCTACTCCTGACTTTCGCGCTGGGATTCTTCCTCGCCCGCTCGGTGACAAAGCCGTTACTCGACCTGACCAGGGTCGCAACTCATATTGCGTATGGCAACGTCGAACAGCATGTCCCACACGAGTCGCGCGACGAGATTGGCGATCTGGCCGCGGCATTCCGGGCACTCATCCTTTATTTCCGGACCATGGCGAGCGCTGCCGATGCCATCAGTAAGGGAAATCTGGCTATCCACGTATCTGCGCACTCTGAACATGATGTGCTCTCGCATAGTTTCGTGCGGATGATCGGGACGCTCCGAGAGATGAGTGGCCAGATGCAGCACAGCACTCGCGTCTTAGCGTCTGCCATTGAGAGGATTGTTTCATCAATGCAGGAGTTAGGGGCTACTACTACCGAGACCGCAACTTCGGTCGCCCAAACCGCTACAACGATCGAGCAGGTAAGGCAAACCGCAGACGTCTCCAATCAAAAAGCGCAAACCGTTGCAGAAGGCAGCAAACACACGCTACAAGTCTCTCAAGACGGGCAGGACTCGGTCAGTGAAGCGATCAGCGGCATGCATCACGTCCGAGAGCAGATGGAAGTGATTGCCAACGGCGTCGCCGAACTCGGTTCACAAACAGAGATGATCGATAGCATTATCACAACGGTCAATATCTTGGCAGACCAGTCGAATCTTTTGGCGATCAATGCCGCTATCGAAGCGGCAAAAGCTGGTGACGCAGGAAAAGGGTTCCGTGTCGTCGCTCAAGAGGTACGGGGTCTCGCCGAACGGTCCAAACACGCGACGGCACAGGTACAACAGATATTAACCAACATTCGTCGAGCGGCGGCCCTCGCAGTCGGAGTCACGCGGCAAGGCTCTCTCTCTGCAGATCTGGGTGCACAGCGGTCGCTCCAAGCTGGGGAATCGATTCATGCACTCGCACAGAATGTGACTGAGTCCGCTCAAGCCATGACGCAGATTGCCGCTTCCAGTCAACAACAACTCATCGGACTAGCGCAAGTCACGACCGCCATGCACGAGATCAAACATGCGAGTTTACAAAACGCAGACGGGATTCGGCAGGTGCAAGCCGCTGCGCAAAATTTGCAAAATGTTGGACGGGTA